The following proteins are encoded in a genomic region of Triticum dicoccoides isolate Atlit2015 ecotype Zavitan chromosome 1B, WEW_v2.0, whole genome shotgun sequence:
- the LOC119340028 gene encoding protein G1-like9, translated as MEPGPDAPRGEGASAPEESGPSSSSVAVEKAEEPQAQAQPPEGGGQQAAVQEHLQPQPLSQQPPVPAGLSRYESQKRRDWNTFLQYLRNHKPPLTLARCSGAHVIEFLKYLDQFGKTKVHADGCAYFGQPNPPAPCACPLRQAWGSLDALIGRLRAAYEESGGRPESNPFAARAVRIYLREVREAQAKARGIPYEKKKRKRGSTSAPSAPPPVVTAAEAAATSGGGEDNDDEPSQSAEQQHTTPASPPTRSSSAGATSTTAAAAATTTTTTRGKEKEAAEGSA; from the coding sequence ATGGAGCCGGGCCCCGACGCGCCTCGCGGCGAGGGAGCGAGCGCTCCGGAGGAGTCTGGACCGTCCTCATCCTCGGTGGCCGTGGAGAAAGCTGAAGAGCCACAGGCACAAGCGCAGCCGCCGGAAGGAGGAGGCCAGCAAGCCGCAGTGCAGGAGCACCTGCAGCCGCAGCCGCTGTCGCAGCAGCCGCCTGTGCCGGCGGGGCTGAGCCGGTACGAGTCGCAGAAGCGCCGCGACTGGAACACCTTCCTGCAGTACCTGCGCAACCACAagccgccgctgacgctggcgcggtGCAGCGGCGCGCACGTCATCGAGTTCCTCAAGTACCTGGACCAGTTCGGCAAGACCAAGGTGCACGCCGACGGCTGCGCCTACTTCGGCCAGCCGAACCCGCCGGCCCCGTGCGCGTGCCCGCTCCGACAGGCATGGGGCAGCCTCGACGCGCTCATTGGCCGCCTGCGCGCCGCCTACGAGGAGTCAGGCGGCCGCCCCGAGTCCAACCCCTTCGCCGCGCGCGCCGTGCGCATCTACCTGCGCGAGGTGCGCGAGGCGCAGGCCAAGGCTCGCGGGATCCCCTACGAGAAGAAGAAGCGCAAGCGCGGCagcacgtccgccccctcggcgcCGCCTCCCGTTGTCACCGCCGCGGAAGCGGCAGCGACCTCCGGAGGCGGCGAGGACAACGACGACGAGCCGTCACAGTCCGCTGAGCAACAGCACACAACGCCAGCGTCTCCTCCGACTAGAAGTAGTAGCGCCGGCGCTACTAGTACCACCGCAGCGGCGGcagcaacgacgacgacgacaacgagagGGAAGGAGAAGGAAGCGGCAGAAGGATCAGCGTGA